The proteins below are encoded in one region of Candidatus Bathyarchaeota archaeon:
- a CDS encoding chromosome segregation protein SMC, with product LSNLKIERDKLQNLKVELERQLRDLQERLVEKGGQKIPEFERSLSEINSRIASLRAEIDSKRLSLQLLEKQIERFENERKGYDSDIESTQKELVNLEEARKNLDLKIMEREAEFTQSSDKIEMTKEGFAEMLKILEELDGRMELARREYVEVSSQAEAESTKINLIETEMKNLKAKYLQQKRVLDELEKKRSELEDLIAIQMNMLEEIKSEINRHLVSKDRRSKEVEQAAKIADEVKSLILEFEAKKSLLDLLAPDERAILEMENLQAKGIMKNILGRLRDLIQYDQKYEKAINTAGEEWLDSLVVKDMATAIACIEYLKRFKLGKLKIIPIEEIAPASTQSATPFTRGTLGKVTDYIKFDQTLEHVVRRVFGETIITDSPKTAYLTSIQGCRAVSITGDLYEPSGFLRSGYRDPDLLRSIFQDSRILNEIREATESLITLIERNRHILIGLDTQLEKLKNEQVDFLRCIGSLQRDIENINVNISSATNDIVETKRRLDSMEDTLQKSMSRLLEVNRRKSELEQRLIELESERKALRSTAGLQDIMEMEKNRKRILDEINGFRREVAIIDSKISALKSSIDSKIELGEHAKEQLSYLSERDREVRSSIETLQNELEDWTLKLSNVKVERENLITTLDSLRREISENQSKLGGLNSSIQKVEREIEAVNSDLTTLNIELNRRELEQQYLVDELGRLGFERPTTPTPIDFKTLEENLSILRRELEEIGAVNELAVTHYEEQKNNYKQLSVRINQLEQERASILRFMDELEQKKRETFIEVFERLNRNFNDFFSKITDGGKGNMILENPSDIFSGGVDINLAFPGKAEMSVGSASGGEKSVATVCFLLALQAIHPMPFYVFDEIDAHLDMVNSQRLADLLKERSSNSQFIVVSLKDSTISRADDVYGVYVQEGSSRVVAMPKPEVKLNV from the coding sequence CTCTCAAATCTAAAAATTGAGCGGGATAAGCTCCAAAATTTGAAGGTCGAATTGGAACGCCAGTTAAGGGATCTCCAAGAGAGGCTCGTCGAGAAAGGAGGGCAGAAGATACCTGAGTTTGAGAGGTCACTCAGCGAAATAAACTCTAGAATTGCAAGTCTAAGGGCGGAGATAGACTCGAAGAGACTCAGCCTGCAATTACTTGAGAAGCAGATAGAAAGATTTGAAAATGAGAGAAAGGGCTATGATTCAGATATCGAATCAACTCAGAAAGAATTGGTAAATCTAGAAGAAGCGAGGAAAAATCTCGACCTCAAAATCATGGAGAGGGAAGCTGAGTTCACACAGTCCTCAGATAAGATTGAGATGACTAAGGAAGGCTTCGCTGAGATGCTGAAGATCCTAGAAGAGCTTGATGGCAGGATGGAACTTGCTAGAAGGGAGTATGTTGAAGTTAGCTCTCAAGCCGAAGCTGAATCCACGAAGATAAATCTCATCGAGACAGAGATGAAAAACCTAAAGGCAAAATATTTGCAGCAGAAGAGAGTTTTAGACGAATTGGAAAAGAAGAGAAGCGAACTTGAAGATTTGATAGCGATTCAAATGAATATGTTGGAAGAGATTAAAAGTGAGATCAACCGACACTTAGTGTCGAAAGATAGAAGGTCGAAAGAGGTAGAGCAAGCAGCCAAAATAGCTGACGAAGTAAAGAGTCTAATTCTGGAATTTGAGGCGAAAAAGAGTTTACTTGACTTGCTGGCTCCAGATGAAAGAGCGATACTCGAAATGGAGAATTTACAGGCTAAAGGAATTATGAAGAATATTCTAGGTCGATTGAGAGATCTGATTCAATATGACCAGAAATATGAGAAAGCAATAAATACGGCTGGGGAGGAGTGGCTGGATTCATTAGTAGTTAAGGACATGGCCACAGCAATCGCATGTATAGAGTATCTGAAAAGATTCAAATTAGGAAAACTTAAAATAATTCCAATAGAGGAAATTGCACCAGCTTCGACACAATCTGCAACCCCATTTACGAGAGGAACCCTGGGTAAGGTAACAGACTATATCAAGTTCGACCAAACACTCGAACATGTTGTGAGACGTGTATTCGGAGAGACAATAATAACAGATAGTCCGAAGACGGCATACCTCACATCGATTCAAGGGTGCAGGGCAGTATCCATAACAGGGGACCTTTACGAACCAAGTGGCTTCCTACGAAGCGGTTACAGAGACCCCGACCTATTGAGGTCGATCTTTCAAGACTCAAGAATCTTGAATGAGATAAGAGAAGCAACAGAATCACTCATCACATTAATTGAGCGGAATAGGCATATCCTCATAGGACTCGACACACAGCTGGAGAAGCTCAAGAATGAACAGGTAGACTTCCTCAGATGCATAGGAAGCCTTCAGAGAGATATTGAGAACATCAATGTGAACATAAGCTCAGCAACCAACGATATAGTGGAAACGAAGAGGAGGCTAGACTCAATGGAGGATACTCTCCAAAAGAGTATGAGTAGGCTTTTGGAGGTGAACCGGAGAAAGTCAGAACTTGAGCAGAGGCTGATAGAGCTTGAGAGCGAACGTAAAGCCCTGAGAAGCACGGCAGGCCTTCAAGACATTATGGAGATGGAGAAGAATCGTAAGAGGATTCTTGATGAAATCAACGGGTTTAGAAGAGAGGTAGCAATCATAGATTCAAAGATCTCCGCTCTAAAGTCAAGCATAGATTCAAAGATCGAACTTGGAGAACATGCAAAGGAACAGCTCAGCTACCTCTCGGAGAGAGATAGGGAAGTGAGGTCCTCTATAGAAACCCTACAGAATGAACTTGAAGACTGGACTCTCAAACTATCAAACGTCAAAGTTGAGAGGGAGAACCTTATAACTACACTAGACTCGCTCAGGAGAGAGATCTCAGAGAATCAGAGTAAACTTGGAGGATTGAACAGTTCGATACAAAAGGTTGAGAGAGAGATCGAGGCTGTGAACTCAGACCTTACAACATTGAATATAGAGCTCAATAGAAGGGAACTCGAGCAGCAGTATCTGGTCGATGAGCTTGGAAGGCTGGGCTTCGAGAGACCGACAACACCCACGCCTATCGACTTCAAGACCCTTGAGGAGAATCTTAGCATCCTGAGGCGGGAACTTGAGGAGATAGGTGCAGTAAATGAGCTAGCGGTCACACATTATGAAGAGCAGAAGAATAATTATAAACAGCTGTCGGTGAGGATAAACCAGCTCGAACAAGAGAGAGCATCAATACTAAGATTTATGGATGAGCTTGAACAGAAGAAGCGGGAGACCTTCATCGAAGTCTTCGAGAGGCTAAACCGAAACTTCAACGACTTCTTCTCAAAGATAACCGATGGTGGAAAAGGAAACATGATCTTGGAGAATCCAAGCGACATATTCAGTGGAGGCGTGGATATCAACCTAGCCTTCCCAGGGAAAGCGGAGATGTCGGTGGGCAGCGCCAGCGGCGGGGAAAAGTCTGTTGCAACAGTATGTTTCCTTCTAGCCTTACAGGCAATCCATCCTATGCCGTTCTATGTCTTCGACGAGATAGACGCACATCTTGATATGGTAAACTCCCAGAGACTGGCAGACCTTCTGAAGGAGAGGTCGAGTAACTCCCAATTCATAGTGGTCTCCCTGAAAGACTCAACGATCTCCAGAGCAGACGACGTGTACGGTGTATATGTTCAGGAAGGCTCCTCCAGAGTGGTAGCCATGCCTAAACCGGAGGTGAAACTGAATGTCTGA
- a CDS encoding AAA family ATPase, which translates to MVFIKRIELRGFKTFSRKVTLKLGRGLTVITGPNGSGKSNILDALRFALGELSPKELRGSSLSDLVTKSTTVNQPRSAYVAIQFDNTDRRLPVDSSTVTISREFHRGGEGIYRINGKRVSRKQLTELLSSADISVSGYNIIPQHAVTRLAEVTSEERRRIIEDLIGLGIYDVKKAEAQNQLNIADTNIKIATARIDEVRLRVESLEKERNDFLRHSLLTKEISKLQAHIVSGKLSTIIKDIEFLKGRIEDK; encoded by the coding sequence ATGGTTTTCATCAAGAGAATAGAGCTGAGAGGATTCAAGACTTTCAGTAGAAAGGTAACTCTTAAACTTGGCAGAGGCTTAACAGTTATAACAGGACCCAACGGCTCTGGAAAATCCAATATTCTAGACGCCCTAAGATTTGCGTTGGGGGAGCTCAGCCCAAAGGAGCTCAGGGGATCATCGCTATCGGATCTAGTTACAAAATCTACAACCGTAAATCAACCCAGATCAGCATACGTAGCTATCCAATTTGATAATACAGACAGAAGATTGCCTGTCGATTCGAGCACGGTAACGATCTCTCGAGAGTTTCACAGGGGTGGCGAGGGCATCTACAGAATAAACGGTAAAAGAGTCTCTAGAAAACAGTTAACTGAACTCCTCTCATCAGCAGACATCAGCGTATCAGGATACAATATCATTCCACAACATGCGGTTACAAGGCTGGCTGAGGTCACTTCTGAGGAGAGGCGTAGAATAATAGAGGACCTTATAGGTCTAGGAATATACGACGTAAAGAAAGCTGAAGCCCAAAATCAACTCAACATAGCGGACACCAACATAAAGATCGCTACAGCGAGAATAGATGAGGTGAGGCTCAGAGTTGAATCTCTTGAGAAGGAGAGAAACGACTTTCTAAGACATTCTCTCCTAACAAAGGAAATATCGAAACTGCAGGCTCATATCGTCTCTGGCAAACTATCAACCATAATCAAGGATATCGAATTCTTGAAAGGCAGAATTGAAGACAAGG
- the uppS gene encoding di-trans,poly-cis-decaprenylcistransferase encodes MPRHIGVILDGNRRWAAERALNTLEGHREGAKKSKEFLSWCLELNIKTVTVYVFSEENFQRSEEEVRNIFSLIEDEALRLRSDPRIHENKVRVKALGRTDYLPPSLKEVLQRIEEETKGYDEHYLNIAIAYGGRSEIVDATRKIAEMVKEHRITVEQIDEKMVMSNLYTAHLPNPYPDLIIRTSGEERLSGFLLWQSAYSELCFTDVWWPDFRKIDLLRAIRTYQKRVRRFGK; translated from the coding sequence ATGCCTAGACATATTGGCGTCATCCTGGACGGGAACAGGAGGTGGGCAGCTGAGAGGGCGTTGAATACCTTGGAGGGCCACAGGGAAGGGGCAAAGAAGTCCAAGGAATTCCTATCATGGTGTCTCGAACTGAACATAAAGACAGTAACCGTATACGTCTTCTCAGAGGAGAACTTTCAAAGGTCAGAGGAGGAGGTTAGGAATATCTTCTCATTGATAGAGGATGAAGCCCTTAGACTGAGATCAGACCCAAGAATACATGAGAATAAGGTAAGAGTCAAAGCTTTAGGAAGAACAGATTACCTCCCCCCTAGTTTAAAGGAGGTCCTCCAGAGGATAGAGGAGGAGACGAAGGGATATGACGAACATTACCTGAACATAGCGATAGCGTATGGAGGCAGATCTGAAATAGTAGACGCCACCAGAAAAATAGCTGAAATGGTCAAAGAACATAGGATCACAGTCGAGCAGATAGATGAGAAAATGGTTATGAGCAACCTATATACAGCCCACCTTCCAAACCCTTACCCAGACCTCATAATAAGGACCTCAGGGGAGGAGCGGTTAAGTGGCTTCCTCCTTTGGCAGTCGGCTTATAGTGAACTCTGTTTCACAGATGTCTGGTGGCCAGACTTCAGGAAGATAGATCTCCTCCGGGCGATAAGAACCTACCAGAAAAGGGTGAGAAGGTTCGGAAAATGA
- a CDS encoding ribonuclease HI family protein produces MNFLRVYVDGSGREGYYCYVTEDKKIRVFKEKSLTNNQAEYKAIITALKEIPEINLIIYSDSQLAVRQLNGLYQIRDPKLKILASEVRRLCSDRCVHFEWIPRNQNLAGKALDKMFRSKITLQQHPHLIKAPNKSSQTPQTI; encoded by the coding sequence ATGAACTTTCTAAGGGTGTACGTCGACGGCTCCGGAAGAGAAGGCTACTACTGTTACGTGACTGAGGATAAAAAGATACGTGTATTCAAGGAGAAATCTCTAACAAACAACCAGGCCGAGTATAAAGCGATCATAACTGCATTGAAGGAGATCCCTGAAATCAACCTGATAATATATTCTGACAGTCAGCTTGCTGTGAGACAGTTGAATGGATTATATCAGATTAGAGATCCGAAACTAAAGATTCTAGCCTCAGAGGTAAGGAGACTATGTTCGGATAGGTGCGTTCATTTTGAATGGATTCCTCGAAACCAGAATCTCGCCGGGAAGGCCTTGGATAAAATGTTCCGTTCGAAAATAACTTTACAGCAACACCCTCATCTTATTAAGGCGCCCAATAAATCATCCCAGACGCCCCAAACTATTTAA
- a CDS encoding acetate--CoA ligase family protein has product MGKRSKEIIERATSEGRLNLLEPEAKAICMDYGIPTPEFYVATKKDDAVKAAEKFGYPVVLKIVSPDILHKTEAGGVMVGLNNPEEVKGAYDRIIENARKYKGDADIKGILVQKMAPQGTEVIVGGLKDPQFGQTLMFGLGGVFVEILKDVTFRVAPIDESEARTMISEIKSYPILKGYRGKPPVDEAAIVKILLAASNLLMDLPEINQMDLNPIMAYDKGASVVDARILLEKV; this is encoded by the coding sequence ATGGGTAAGAGATCTAAAGAGATAATTGAGAGAGCTACGAGCGAGGGAAGACTGAATCTTCTAGAGCCTGAGGCAAAAGCAATATGTATGGATTACGGCATCCCAACCCCCGAATTCTATGTCGCCACGAAAAAAGATGATGCTGTGAAAGCCGCTGAGAAGTTTGGATACCCAGTTGTTCTGAAAATAGTCTCACCAGACATTCTCCATAAGACAGAGGCTGGAGGCGTAATGGTTGGTCTCAACAATCCAGAAGAGGTAAAGGGAGCATATGACAGGATAATCGAGAATGCAAGAAAATACAAAGGCGATGCGGATATCAAGGGCATACTCGTCCAGAAGATGGCGCCCCAGGGCACCGAGGTTATAGTGGGAGGCTTGAAAGACCCTCAGTTTGGACAAACCCTGATGTTCGGTCTCGGCGGCGTATTCGTCGAGATTCTCAAGGACGTCACTTTCCGAGTTGCGCCTATAGATGAGTCTGAAGCCAGAACAATGATATCAGAGATAAAGTCATATCCTATTCTGAAAGGATACAGAGGGAAACCTCCAGTAGATGAGGCTGCGATCGTCAAAATACTGTTGGCTGCATCTAACCTGCTTATGGACCTGCCTGAGATAAATCAGATGGATCTCAACCCTATAATGGCCTACGATAAAGGAGCGAGCGTGGTGGACGCAAGGATCCTACTGGAGAAGGTTTGA
- a CDS encoding ATP/GTP-binding protein — translation MNRQEKTGASVNHPNVRGWAVNIIFLVGMAGSGKSSLTGAFHEWLKLNEQNSITVNLDPGVTNLPYNPDVDIRDYISLEAIMEEYQLGPNGGLILAADLIGDNIEEVRESIEEISPDIVLVDTPGQIELFALRESGPFITRSIAECPKAVVYLFDGPFSSKPLNYVSNMYLAATVYSRLLQPQVYALTKVDLLEEASIGEITGWMNPQRLIETLDKTQSKTASLVSRDLARAISRTQLNFKLIPVSSKTNEGFIDLNAALTRILTGGEELRP, via the coding sequence GTGAACCGGCAAGAAAAGACAGGGGCCTCGGTAAACCATCCAAATGTTAGAGGATGGGCTGTGAACATCATATTCCTCGTGGGGATGGCAGGCTCAGGAAAGTCTTCTCTCACAGGAGCATTCCATGAATGGCTTAAACTAAACGAGCAGAACAGCATAACCGTGAATCTAGACCCAGGGGTCACAAACCTACCGTACAATCCAGATGTAGATATTCGAGACTACATAAGTCTAGAGGCCATAATGGAGGAGTATCAACTTGGACCCAACGGAGGCCTCATTCTTGCAGCAGACCTCATAGGCGACAACATAGAAGAAGTACGAGAAAGCATAGAAGAGATAAGTCCAGACATAGTCCTTGTAGATACACCTGGACAGATAGAGCTATTCGCCCTCAGGGAGAGCGGGCCATTCATAACAAGATCAATCGCTGAATGTCCGAAAGCAGTAGTATACCTGTTCGACGGGCCATTCTCCTCTAAGCCACTGAACTATGTCTCAAACATGTATCTGGCAGCTACTGTTTACAGTAGACTCCTCCAACCACAAGTCTATGCTCTCACAAAAGTAGACCTGCTTGAAGAGGCTAGTATAGGTGAGATAACAGGATGGATGAACCCGCAAAGGCTTATTGAAACTTTGGATAAAACTCAATCAAAAACAGCGTCGCTTGTAAGTAGGGATCTAGCTAGAGCAATATCGAGGACACAATTAAACTTCAAACTGATCCCTGTCTCATCCAAGACTAACGAAGGGTTCATAGATTTGAACGCAGCCCTCACTAGGATCCTTACAGGCGGAGAAGAACTTCGACCATAG
- a CDS encoding competence damage-inducible protein A: protein MNCKVEIICIGNELLTGKTLNTNAHWLSERITRIGGEVERIITVGDRLNTIADVLRESLRRKPNLVITCGGLGPTYDDKTLEAFSKAFRRPLKINKEALRMVKSRYEKILGKERLELTQPRMKMATLPSGSKPVENPVGTAPAVSLTEKGVKFIILPGVPEELKAIFEESIAGKLRGMVGRVYLHEETLPVSGFLESQIAPLLDIVVNKYPDVYVKSHVRVGEGRRGGSIELHFSSRSSSARNAKRKVSEAVNLMSKLLKGEPARKDRGLGKPSKC from the coding sequence TTGAATTGCAAAGTCGAAATCATATGCATCGGCAATGAATTGCTCACAGGGAAGACATTGAATACGAATGCCCATTGGCTCTCTGAGAGGATAACGAGGATCGGAGGAGAAGTGGAGAGAATCATAACTGTAGGTGACAGGCTGAATACTATTGCAGATGTACTCAGAGAGTCGCTTAGGAGGAAACCTAACCTCGTTATAACATGTGGGGGGCTCGGTCCAACATACGACGATAAGACCCTCGAAGCATTCTCCAAAGCCTTCCGGAGGCCGTTGAAGATCAATAAAGAAGCTTTGAGGATGGTAAAGTCAAGGTATGAAAAGATATTGGGGAAGGAGAGACTTGAGTTGACCCAGCCGAGAATGAAGATGGCTACCCTTCCCTCAGGATCCAAACCTGTAGAAAACCCTGTTGGAACAGCACCAGCCGTCTCTTTGACCGAGAAGGGTGTGAAATTCATCATCCTTCCAGGTGTTCCTGAAGAGCTCAAGGCAATATTTGAAGAGAGCATAGCTGGAAAATTGAGGGGGATGGTTGGAAGAGTCTATCTTCATGAGGAGACCCTGCCTGTCTCAGGATTCCTTGAATCACAGATCGCCCCACTTCTAGATATAGTCGTAAACAAGTATCCAGACGTATATGTGAAATCCCATGTGAGGGTTGGTGAAGGGAGGAGGGGAGGTTCGATTGAACTCCATTTCTCATCCAGATCATCGAGTGCGAGAAATGCTAAGAGAAAGGTTTCAGAAGCCGTCAATCTAATGAGTAAACTTCTAAAAGGTGAACCGGCAAGAAAAGACAGGGGCCTCGGTAAACCATCCAAATGTTAG
- a CDS encoding TFIIB-type zinc ribbon-containing protein, with amino-acid sequence MLRMSNYCPECGGELIYDPSLKQYICKSCGLTLTYQQLMEERERMIDRQTSTLDDLRKKRQKEYLKWWLSKKD; translated from the coding sequence GTGCTGAGGATGTCAAATTACTGTCCTGAATGTGGGGGAGAGCTAATCTACGACCCATCCTTGAAACAATACATTTGCAAGAGCTGCGGATTGACTCTCACCTACCAGCAGTTGATGGAGGAGAGGGAGAGGATGATCGACAGGCAGACCAGTACCCTCGACGACTTGAGGAAGAAGAGGCAGAAAGAATATTTGAAGTGGTGGCTCTCAAAGAAAGATTGA